A genomic stretch from Sphingobacterium sp. ML3W includes:
- a CDS encoding SusC/RagA family TonB-linked outer membrane protein — protein sequence MKNKLLAQCVMMPALLLTTFIAVAQTRVLKGKVVDETQSPLTGATIKVKGSTTATTTDADGGFSINISNDAKSLEVSYIGYATKEVPIAGNDMTIALEPGSNQGLDEVVVIGYGTARKRDLTGSMVTIGAKNFNKGIMTSPDQLIQGKTPGVMVINNTGQPGGSTTVRIRGNSSIRASNNPLFVLDGVPMSGNSPLPEGRGGFSSDRGNPLTYLNPGDIASMDILKDASATAIYGSRGANGVVIITTKKGKVGPPEISVGASAGVSTMREYPDVLNASRFREALNYYTPSEVANSDFGGNEDAFKAITRKAITQNYYADVAGGTEHGKYRLSGGYLNQNGIIRGSQLKKYTANFSGNFRFLENKRLGLDFAVFLTQMDNKYAPINATVGSEGNVISQALQWNPTRPLRDDKGNLTFVSSTTRNPLTSIEAFKDVATTNTMVVNLAPYYKITDDLEYRFIYSAMRQTGNREGMYRAGLIDPSAVNNEQAFISNNGETNLQMTHMLSYNKQINDDWSVNAVAGYEYLDYNYNNNISFGGGFKYMGLDYFDYLQYSTVSTREIASYRSPTNQLQSFFLRGGFNYLDRYLFTATARRDGSTKFGANNKYAMFPSLAIAWNVAQEEFLKSSGIFDQLKVRIGWGKTGNQEFPSGASLNRFTFGNQSVGRANFQNRDLKWETSTTLNAGIDFSVLKGRLYGSIDYFNKKTTDALFEQTLAQDGPAGRIWVNLDGEIVNKGVEIALTGTIVKNDNWTWDLTGNATFLKNSVSGLVGYYETGALRGQGFSGVLGQRMVNGQPLNVWYLADYQGIDPQTGTSMYRGHDGSINTTNDPASNKFYMNSPNPTTLLGISTNVSYKQFSLAANMNGALGHYLFNNTAATTLGISNLSSRNIGSAFFDTSVKESTSNSASASTRYLEKGDYLKMANLTLSYKVGNVGKTLKNLNVSLTGQNLFIITKYTGFDPEVNTDGSSNGIPSLGIEYLPYPPARNILLGVNFSL from the coding sequence ATGAAAAACAAACTACTTGCGCAATGTGTAATGATGCCAGCATTACTGCTTACAACCTTTATTGCGGTAGCCCAGACCAGGGTGCTGAAAGGAAAGGTCGTGGATGAAACCCAAAGTCCCTTGACTGGTGCTACCATTAAAGTAAAAGGGAGTACTACAGCAACAACCACCGATGCTGACGGTGGATTTTCAATAAATATCAGTAATGATGCGAAATCACTTGAGGTATCTTATATTGGCTACGCAACCAAGGAAGTGCCAATTGCAGGCAACGATATGACCATTGCACTTGAACCGGGCTCCAATCAGGGGTTGGATGAAGTGGTTGTCATTGGTTATGGTACTGCTCGCAAAAGAGATCTGACGGGATCTATGGTAACAATTGGTGCCAAGAATTTTAATAAAGGTATAATGACGAGCCCTGATCAATTGATCCAGGGAAAAACTCCTGGTGTAATGGTTATTAACAACACGGGGCAGCCTGGTGGATCAACCACAGTACGTATCCGTGGTAACTCGTCGATCCGGGCGAGCAATAATCCGCTATTTGTACTTGATGGAGTGCCAATGTCAGGTAATTCACCATTACCCGAGGGCAGAGGGGGATTTTCCTCGGATAGAGGGAACCCATTGACCTATCTGAATCCAGGTGATATTGCAAGCATGGATATCTTGAAAGATGCTTCCGCTACAGCAATCTATGGGTCACGTGGAGCAAATGGAGTTGTTATCATCACAACGAAAAAAGGAAAAGTCGGACCGCCGGAAATTTCTGTCGGTGCATCAGCGGGGGTATCTACGATGCGTGAATATCCAGATGTGCTAAATGCGTCGCGATTTAGGGAAGCATTGAATTATTATACGCCTTCTGAAGTAGCAAATTCTGACTTTGGCGGTAATGAAGATGCTTTTAAAGCAATTACAAGAAAAGCAATTACTCAAAATTACTATGCAGATGTAGCCGGGGGTACTGAGCACGGGAAATATCGCTTATCTGGTGGATATTTAAACCAAAATGGTATTATCCGTGGATCCCAATTGAAGAAATATACAGCAAATTTTAGCGGTAACTTTCGTTTTTTGGAAAACAAAAGATTAGGACTTGACTTCGCTGTGTTTTTAACTCAAATGGATAACAAATATGCGCCAATCAATGCAACCGTGGGGTCAGAAGGAAATGTAATCTCCCAGGCGCTACAATGGAATCCAACAAGACCATTGCGCGATGATAAAGGCAATTTAACCTTTGTTAGTTCAACCACGCGTAATCCATTGACCAGTATTGAAGCGTTCAAGGACGTTGCAACGACAAACACCATGGTGGTCAATTTGGCACCTTACTATAAAATTACGGATGATTTAGAATACCGATTTATCTATAGTGCCATGCGACAAACCGGTAACCGTGAAGGTATGTATAGAGCCGGACTAATTGATCCATCGGCAGTGAATAATGAGCAAGCATTTATCTCTAATAATGGCGAGACAAATTTGCAGATGACACATATGCTTTCTTACAACAAACAAATCAACGACGATTGGAGTGTAAACGCTGTTGCTGGTTATGAGTATTTGGATTATAACTACAACAACAACATCTCATTCGGTGGCGGATTTAAGTATATGGGATTAGATTACTTTGATTATTTGCAATACTCGACAGTTTCAACCCGAGAAATAGCTTCTTACAGAAGTCCGACAAATCAATTGCAGTCATTTTTCTTACGTGGTGGATTTAATTATTTGGATCGCTATTTATTTACAGCGACAGCGCGAAGAGATGGGTCAACTAAATTTGGTGCTAACAACAAATATGCAATGTTCCCATCCCTTGCGATCGCTTGGAATGTGGCGCAGGAAGAGTTTTTGAAATCCAGCGGAATTTTTGATCAGTTGAAAGTTAGAATAGGATGGGGAAAAACAGGGAATCAAGAATTTCCTTCGGGTGCCTCCTTGAATAGATTTACGTTCGGCAATCAAAGTGTAGGTAGAGCCAACTTTCAAAATAGAGACCTAAAATGGGAAACCTCCACAACACTCAATGCTGGTATTGATTTCTCTGTATTAAAAGGACGTTTGTACGGTTCAATAGACTATTTCAATAAGAAAACTACGGATGCTTTATTTGAACAGACATTAGCACAGGATGGCCCTGCTGGACGTATCTGGGTAAATTTGGATGGTGAAATTGTCAATAAAGGGGTAGAGATTGCATTGACTGGTACAATTGTGAAAAATGATAACTGGACTTGGGATTTGACCGGTAACGCTACATTCCTAAAAAATAGTGTGAGCGGTTTGGTTGGTTATTATGAAACTGGTGCATTGAGAGGACAAGGTTTCTCAGGTGTATTGGGACAGCGCATGGTCAATGGTCAACCATTAAATGTATGGTATTTGGCCGATTATCAAGGTATTGATCCGCAGACAGGGACAAGTATGTATCGTGGTCATGACGGAAGCATCAATACAACGAATGATCCCGCAAGTAACAAATTCTACATGAATAGTCCTAATCCTACTACTTTGCTAGGTATTTCGACCAATGTTAGCTATAAGCAATTTTCTTTGGCGGCCAATATGAATGGTGCACTTGGGCATTACCTATTCAATAACACTGCCGCGACAACTTTAGGCATCAGTAATTTGTCTTCCCGCAATATTGGCTCAGCTTTCTTTGATACATCTGTTAAAGAATCCACATCGAATTCAGCGTCAGCCTCAACACGTTATCTGGAAAAAGGAGATTATTTAAAAATGGCTAATTTGACATTGAGCTATAAGGTGGGCAATGTAGGGAAAACACTTAAAAATTTAAATGTTTCCCTCACCGGACAAAACCTCTTTATCATAACTAAATATACAGGCTTCGATCCGGAGGTTAACACCGACGGTTCCAGTAATGGTATCCCATCATTGGGTATTGAGTATTTGCCTTATCCTCCAGCCAGAAATATTCTATTGGGGGTGAACTTCTCACTATAA
- a CDS encoding RagB/SusD family nutrient uptake outer membrane protein, producing MKLRTLLYIGIIGSVVTSTFSCTKLKEEFRGELEEGTSAIDPGALLVTAYNSLNTPYQQEQRWVMQEISTDAAMAPTRGGDWDDNGMHRAIHLHTWNADNGYMNNTFVSLGTAVYNAGVVVRSNPNAQQAAEARFIRALAMFDLLDLYGVVPLRQGPSLEDFKIAPDVLQPQAAIDFMVKELNEILNSLPANGPRAAYVANRNAARTLLMKIYLNKGAFLTRQTPTFAAEDMNKVVTLAKEITASGAYTVSAKGKYFDNFAPDNDEKSTENIYTLFNKNGERGGNVDRTWNTVAHYNLNPGGWNGWCTLSDYYDKFGAADERRGIYYDYPADTTSNRTKKFQRQNVGFFAGQQYNWSTNKPLMARNPSTAPLSFTREVTIRTSGATLETAGIRPMKYAFDYAVTGQRNNDWVVFRYSDVLLMQAEAVLRGGTGSASEALDLVNKIRTNRGVTNFTSLTLDNLLDERARELYWEGWRRQDLIRFGKYLLAWQEKAADPDPKTLIYPIPSQQLAVNPNLKQNPGY from the coding sequence ATGAAATTAAGAACTTTATTATATATCGGAATAATCGGTTCAGTTGTTACAAGTACGTTCTCTTGTACAAAACTGAAGGAAGAATTTAGAGGCGAACTGGAGGAGGGGACATCGGCTATAGATCCGGGGGCGCTCTTAGTGACAGCTTATAATTCTTTGAATACGCCTTATCAGCAGGAGCAGCGTTGGGTGATGCAGGAAATATCAACGGATGCGGCGATGGCCCCTACGCGTGGTGGCGATTGGGATGATAACGGAATGCACCGGGCAATTCATCTTCATACCTGGAATGCAGATAATGGTTATATGAATAATACCTTTGTCAGTTTAGGTACTGCAGTTTACAACGCCGGTGTTGTCGTACGTAGCAATCCAAATGCACAGCAGGCCGCAGAAGCAAGATTTATCCGCGCTTTGGCCATGTTTGATCTCTTGGATCTCTATGGAGTAGTGCCTTTACGACAGGGCCCCTCATTAGAAGATTTTAAAATAGCGCCAGATGTATTACAGCCGCAGGCAGCCATTGATTTTATGGTAAAAGAACTCAACGAGATCTTAAATAGTTTGCCCGCAAATGGGCCGAGGGCAGCTTATGTAGCGAATAGGAATGCCGCAAGAACATTATTGATGAAAATCTACTTGAATAAGGGCGCATTTTTAACTAGGCAAACACCAACTTTTGCGGCAGAGGACATGAATAAAGTGGTTACTTTAGCAAAAGAAATCACCGCAAGTGGAGCGTATACTGTATCTGCAAAAGGAAAGTATTTTGATAATTTTGCCCCGGATAATGACGAAAAATCAACCGAGAATATCTATACTTTATTCAATAAAAATGGAGAACGAGGCGGTAACGTGGATCGCACCTGGAATACAGTTGCCCATTATAATCTGAATCCAGGGGGATGGAATGGCTGGTGTACACTCTCGGATTACTATGATAAATTTGGGGCGGCAGATGAGCGTAGAGGTATTTACTATGACTATCCAGCAGATACTACCTCAAATAGAACCAAGAAATTCCAACGTCAGAATGTAGGCTTTTTTGCCGGACAGCAATATAATTGGAGTACCAATAAGCCACTAATGGCTCGGAACCCTTCGACAGCACCGTTATCATTCACACGTGAAGTAACAATCAGGACTTCCGGGGCTACATTGGAAACCGCAGGTATCCGCCCAATGAAGTATGCATTTGACTATGCGGTGACTGGACAACGGAATAACGATTGGGTTGTGTTTCGTTACTCTGATGTGCTATTAATGCAAGCAGAGGCTGTATTGAGAGGCGGGACAGGTTCTGCTTCAGAAGCTCTGGATTTAGTCAATAAAATTCGTACCAATCGTGGCGTTACGAACTTCACGTCCTTGACGCTCGACAACCTATTAGATGAGCGTGCTCGTGAATTGTATTGGGAAGGTTGGCGGAGACAAGATCTGATCCGATTCGGTAAATACTTATTAGCATGGCAAGAAAAGGCGGCGGATCCAGATCCAAAAACCTTGATTTATCCAATTCCTAGCCAACAACTTGCGGTAAACCCGAACCTGAAACAAAATCCAGGTTATTAA
- a CDS encoding sigma-70 family RNA polymerase sigma factor has protein sequence MINDILQRAPTDEKEFFLVYRYWYRKLYYFLYHKTQCSDLAEDVVQQTFLIVWERKNGADQRVLFSTQLFQIARTKLIDELRRRALNRKYVDFEKPFVLSQYEDMERRIAYKDELEYVKGLIAQMPFMRQQVFYLHKFEELSYKEIAVKLSISPKTVENHISIGLKFIKKFFKLL, from the coding sequence ATGATTAATGACATCCTACAGCGCGCACCGACTGACGAAAAAGAATTTTTTCTAGTCTATCGTTATTGGTATAGGAAATTATATTATTTTTTATACCACAAAACGCAGTGTTCGGATCTCGCTGAAGATGTTGTTCAACAAACGTTTCTGATCGTTTGGGAACGTAAAAATGGGGCAGATCAGCGGGTGCTATTCAGTACACAGCTTTTTCAAATTGCGCGTACCAAGTTGATCGACGAACTTCGCAGACGGGCCTTAAACCGAAAATACGTAGATTTTGAGAAACCTTTTGTGCTGAGCCAGTATGAAGATATGGAAAGACGGATCGCCTACAAAGATGAGTTGGAATATGTCAAAGGGCTGATTGCGCAAATGCCCTTTATGAGGCAGCAGGTCTTTTATCTACATAAGTTTGAAGAGTTGAGTTACAAAGAAATTGCTGTCAAATTATCCATTTCGCCTAAGACCGTAGAGAACCACATCAGCATCGGTTTAAAATTCATTAAAAAATTTTTCAAATTGCTTTAG
- a CDS encoding FecR domain-containing protein, with protein sequence MNRKQLLNKFLANQCSAEEAKLVFSWLNENPKLLDDLISEDDWMSYIAQEKNVKRRNGNISKIFTVFVVFGLLFFCSNLFEEQHAQIAQDIIRKTYYNPLSRPKEIITDDESHLILAPGALVQVRIKSNLDFRYVKVLEGKVQFEVAKDPSKPFIVESDQLTTTALGTQFIVNYTSRSKDVLVQLLEGKVRVAHIMQSAEHVKILKPGQQIHFSAASQMVLSDFGNTSKGADRVVNFLPRLIGTAKEKEYSYPMTIHQSTNWLEMEETSLSEIIQYINHELDMPVSYDSLLVRNYRLKGRFRRNAAMNLQDKTQLAESILQLIVEVNPFKLEKQQNTYILKPKK encoded by the coding sequence ATGAATCGTAAGCAATTATTAAATAAATTCCTGGCAAATCAATGCTCAGCGGAAGAGGCTAAACTTGTCTTCTCTTGGCTTAATGAGAACCCGAAATTATTGGATGATCTGATCTCGGAGGATGATTGGATGTCCTATATTGCACAGGAGAAAAATGTTAAGCGTAGGAACGGCAATATCTCCAAGATATTTACTGTTTTTGTCGTCTTTGGCTTGCTGTTTTTTTGCTCAAATCTGTTTGAGGAACAGCATGCTCAAATTGCACAAGACATCATCAGGAAGACCTATTATAATCCCTTATCTCGGCCCAAAGAAATCATTACGGACGATGAATCTCATCTTATTCTTGCACCGGGGGCATTGGTGCAGGTCAGAATAAAATCAAATCTTGATTTCAGATATGTAAAGGTCTTGGAGGGAAAAGTTCAATTTGAAGTAGCAAAGGATCCATCTAAGCCTTTTATTGTGGAGAGTGACCAATTGACAACAACTGCACTCGGAACACAATTTATTGTAAACTACACAAGTCGCTCTAAAGACGTTCTTGTACAGTTGCTGGAAGGGAAGGTACGGGTGGCACATATCATGCAAAGTGCGGAACATGTAAAAATCCTGAAACCTGGACAGCAAATTCACTTCTCAGCAGCTTCGCAAATGGTTCTTTCCGACTTCGGAAACACGAGTAAAGGAGCTGACCGTGTAGTTAATTTCTTACCACGGCTTATAGGTACAGCGAAAGAAAAAGAATATAGTTACCCAATGACGATTCATCAATCGACAAACTGGTTGGAAATGGAGGAAACTTCCCTGTCCGAAATTATCCAATATATTAATCATGAACTAGATATGCCTGTATCGTATGATTCTTTGCTGGTCAGGAATTATCGTTTAAAAGGACGTTTCCGAAGGAATGCGGCTATGAATTTACAGGATAAAACACAATTGGCTGAGTCCATTCTACAATTGATTGTTGAAGTAAATCCTTTTAAGTTGGAAAAACAACAGAACACATATATACTCAAACCTAAAAAATAG
- a CDS encoding TonB-dependent receptor, which translates to MVKLNLTKKPFFVLLLLTLMSFQCLAGTINGIVKNAAGQRLAGVSIVLKNAGSNFSTSSSSAADGSFRFAEVPNAKGYELTFSYIGYQTYVEKDVQVSVSGATTLSIILEDQVNQLEDVVVIGYGKQKKSDLTGAIASLSSNELTKGGAVSNVGQALQGKASGVVVTQNSKAPGGSTSIRIRGTNSISGSNDPLYVIDGFPTNNGININPDDIASMDILKDASATAIYGSRGANGVIIITTKRGKTDQNNITYSGYVGTQNPINPFRFLDGKQYMNLANALYKEIEGQENQENAVYTKSQLESDVNTDWVKETMRNSILQNHNLQFSGGGEKTKVLTSLGYFDQKGILKTTDFNRVSGRINVDQKVNDFIRAGATLSAQREKSNMQVYDGNILNSNVLYSILTYDPTVPVYNADGSFGRPPGGQGDNPLANLISRINDVQRDKLNGNIFVEVNPIKELTLRMNAGTEITHDQLGSYLTRDSYQGGIDDGVASQADFNETHNLIDFYATYAKVFNEKHSLNVMGGYSYEKYVRNNKGINVKGFSTDLLEYNNLGMASSITGVNSAKSENLVISFFGRVNYTYDDKYLLTATLRRDGSSRFSPNHRWGTFPSAAFAWKINNEDFMKGQQLFSDLKFRLGYGQTGNDRVADYASYGLMDNGHYTFDGVNNAGGVKQNPTYPENDKLKWESTTQYNVGVDFSFFKNRLAFTLDAYYKKTNDLLIRSILPYYTGYSSGQRNLGTMNNKGLEFSVTSKNMTGEFTWETKLNLAMNRNKVSSLGGEPDQLLTSSKPMGNVSEEAYSVIRVGESLGSLFGYKYLGVIQQGEKYGPQPNSKPGDPKFADVNGDGTINSADRTIIGRGYPKLNFGMTNTFTYKHFDLTAFVYGNVGNDLLNMTRMNLEWKRGTEALNRWTPTNTNTDIPRNGFYYMSYGGYINDHFVENASFLRLRNLTLGYTVPLRTKAIQSIRVYGMAENLFTISNYSGWDPEVDTKGYENDALVKNRSGNNQSANAGVGLDFNSYPSMRSFTFGVSATF; encoded by the coding sequence ATGGTAAAACTCAACTTAACCAAGAAACCATTTTTTGTTTTGCTGCTTCTGACACTGATGTCCTTTCAATGTCTGGCTGGAACGATCAATGGTATTGTCAAGAATGCTGCCGGACAGCGTCTAGCTGGGGTCAGTATCGTATTGAAAAATGCAGGAAGCAATTTTTCGACGAGCAGTTCTAGTGCGGCTGACGGGAGCTTTCGTTTTGCGGAAGTCCCCAATGCCAAAGGGTATGAATTGACCTTCTCTTATATTGGTTATCAGACCTATGTAGAAAAAGATGTACAAGTGTCAGTTTCGGGCGCGACAACCCTGTCTATTATCCTGGAGGATCAAGTCAACCAATTGGAAGACGTGGTGGTGATCGGTTATGGGAAGCAGAAAAAAAGTGATCTGACGGGGGCCATTGCTTCGCTTTCGAGCAATGAGCTAACAAAAGGCGGTGCCGTGAGTAATGTAGGGCAAGCATTGCAAGGAAAAGCTTCGGGAGTAGTGGTAACACAAAATTCGAAAGCTCCCGGAGGGAGTACATCTATTCGGATCCGAGGAACCAATTCCATCAGTGGAAGTAACGATCCATTGTATGTTATTGATGGTTTCCCTACAAATAATGGGATCAATATCAACCCAGATGATATCGCCTCCATGGATATTCTCAAAGATGCGTCAGCAACAGCGATCTATGGATCCAGAGGTGCAAACGGTGTTATCATCATTACGACGAAACGAGGTAAGACAGATCAAAATAATATTACTTATAGTGGTTATGTGGGGACGCAAAATCCAATTAATCCCTTTCGATTTCTTGATGGCAAGCAATACATGAACCTCGCTAATGCGCTTTATAAGGAGATTGAAGGTCAGGAAAACCAAGAAAATGCAGTGTATACTAAATCACAGCTTGAGTCTGATGTGAATACCGACTGGGTCAAAGAGACCATGCGCAACAGCATTTTGCAGAATCATAATCTACAGTTTTCAGGAGGTGGTGAGAAAACAAAAGTATTGACAAGTCTGGGGTATTTTGATCAAAAAGGGATTTTGAAGACAACGGATTTTAACCGGGTATCGGGACGTATCAATGTAGATCAAAAAGTTAACGATTTTATTCGAGCTGGTGCAACTTTGTCTGCCCAGCGTGAGAAATCCAACATGCAGGTATATGATGGAAATATTCTGAATTCGAATGTTCTGTATAGTATATTGACTTATGACCCAACGGTTCCAGTGTATAATGCTGATGGTAGCTTTGGAAGGCCTCCAGGCGGACAAGGTGATAATCCATTGGCCAACTTAATTTCTCGAATCAACGATGTGCAACGCGACAAATTAAACGGAAATATCTTTGTGGAAGTGAATCCGATCAAGGAACTGACATTACGGATGAATGCCGGTACCGAGATTACCCACGATCAATTGGGCAGCTATCTGACCAGAGATTCTTATCAAGGGGGAATTGATGACGGTGTCGCTAGTCAGGCCGATTTCAATGAAACACATAATCTAATTGATTTTTATGCAACATACGCAAAAGTATTTAACGAAAAGCATAGCTTGAACGTGATGGGTGGTTATTCGTACGAAAAATATGTGCGCAACAATAAAGGGATAAACGTGAAAGGGTTCTCAACAGATTTATTGGAATACAATAATTTGGGGATGGCCTCAAGTATTACTGGTGTAAACTCTGCTAAGTCAGAGAATCTCGTGATCTCCTTCTTCGGCCGTGTAAACTATACCTATGATGATAAATATTTGTTAACAGCTACTTTGCGTAGGGACGGCTCTTCACGTTTCAGTCCCAATCACCGTTGGGGAACTTTTCCTTCGGCGGCCTTTGCCTGGAAAATCAATAATGAAGACTTTATGAAAGGGCAACAGTTATTCTCTGACTTAAAGTTTAGATTGGGCTATGGTCAGACCGGAAATGATCGAGTGGCTGATTATGCTTCTTATGGCTTAATGGATAATGGACACTATACTTTTGATGGCGTCAATAATGCTGGTGGTGTAAAACAAAATCCAACTTACCCCGAAAACGATAAACTAAAATGGGAATCTACCACGCAGTATAATGTGGGTGTTGATTTTTCATTCTTTAAAAATAGATTGGCATTTACCTTGGATGCTTATTATAAGAAGACAAACGATCTCTTGATAAGAAGTATACTACCATACTACACTGGATATAGTTCTGGACAACGCAATCTGGGTACGATGAATAATAAAGGATTGGAGTTTTCGGTAACCAGCAAGAATATGACGGGTGAATTTACCTGGGAAACAAAATTGAACTTAGCTATGAACCGCAATAAAGTTTCCAGTCTCGGTGGTGAACCCGATCAACTATTGACTTCTTCAAAACCAATGGGCAATGTCTCGGAGGAGGCTTATTCCGTGATCCGTGTAGGTGAATCGTTAGGCTCCTTGTTTGGTTACAAATATCTTGGTGTAATTCAGCAGGGAGAGAAATATGGTCCGCAACCGAACTCAAAGCCAGGAGATCCAAAGTTTGCTGATGTCAATGGCGATGGTACCATAAACTCGGCTGATCGTACCATTATTGGCCGGGGTTATCCGAAACTCAATTTTGGGATGACCAATACATTTACATATAAACATTTCGATCTAACTGCGTTTGTCTATGGAAATGTAGGGAATGACCTGTTGAATATGACGCGTATGAACCTTGAATGGAAGCGTGGTACTGAAGCATTAAATCGCTGGACACCGACGAATACCAATACAGATATCCCAAGAAATGGATTTTATTATATGAGTTATGGCGGGTATATCAATGATCATTTTGTTGAAAATGCATCTTTCTTACGCTTACGGAATTTGACATTGGGTTATACTGTTCCATTGAGAACGAAAGCAATTCAATCCATCCGTGTGTACGGCATGGCGGAAAACTTATTTACAATCAGTAATTACTCCGGTTGGGATCCAGAGGTGGATACCAAAGGTTATGAAAATGATGCGTTGGTAAAGAATAGATCCGGAAATAATCAGAGTGCTAATGCCGGTGTGGGATTGGACTTCAATTCCTATCCTTCAATGCGTTCATTTACTTTTGGCGTTAGTGCCACATTTTAA